In one window of Bemisia tabaci chromosome 6, PGI_BMITA_v3 DNA:
- the LOC109042986 gene encoding uncharacterized protein yields MFNVTMKVLKHNLWLSLLLLTLSYCSSLKLADIRRKIELTSAHGLRSDGESCDRPCNGSTRTCHFSFHVTEEVSMSILCGDCPFEQKDCYARGCVTAGGYVRRIVTINSQVPGPPIHVCEGDTIKVDVYNHMASESTTIHWHGLRQLGSPYMDGVPFVTQCPILPNNHFTYSFLAEPAGTHMYHGHTGFQEADGLFGAFIIRRKEPTEIQKLYDFDLPEHTVILWHWYSQSTSQKLPIILFRNGTVNGLNLIINGKASGVEYTRGNETAVTPPEIFFVQKGNRYRFRIIVNAAIYCPLQLSIESHTFSVFASESGTFDPIEVESMMINAGERYDIILHADQEPDCYILGVRGIGDCYKTQVRQTALVCYNTVHIGPRIFQKNRNFPYASQPGRLFNAAEEISAHWENNTIIPLHSANSTSHGYYENPYHGEPDHVFYLKTMVKLYPELPIPGPFPQINDIGFEFPTSNLLRKSSDKFFCNYSRIDSQYCIGQFCACTHVLKVKRNSLVEMVFFDTSGADRNQDHPFHIHGHSVRVVASMTVGPHLDEATVRQMNTNGTLKKDLHRAPLKDTFSVPNKGIVVVRLIADNPGYWIVHCHVSNHMELGMAFVLQVGEERDMTPLPRSFPICGDWPNAQENGAPNFTPPILGLLFFVLMVGSGALN; encoded by the exons TTCTTTCCACGTCACGGAAGAGGTCAGCATGAGTATTTTGTGCGGCGATTGTCCGTTCGAGCAGAAGGATTGCTACGCACGAGGGTGCGTAACTGCTGGAGGCTACGTGCGTCGAATTGTAACCATCAACAGTCAAGTCCCTGGTCCGCCGATCCAC GTATGTGAAGGTGACACAATAAAAGTTGATGTCTACAATCATATGGCGTCTGAATCCACGACCATTCACTGGCATGGATTGAGGCAGTTGGGAAGTCCGTACATGGATGGTGTGCCTTTCGTCACTCAATGCCCCATACTCCCGAACAACCATTTCACCTACTCGTTTTTAGCGGAGCCGGCAGGCACGCATATGTACCACGGGCATACAG GATTTCAGGAGGCAGATGGTCTTTTCGGTGCTTTCATAATTCGCCGAAAAGAACCGACGGAGATCCAAAAACTGTACGACTTTGATCTTCCGGAACACACGGTTATTTTATGGCACTGGTATTCGCAG TCGACGAGTCAAAAATTGCCAATAATACTTTTCCGAAATGGAACGGTCAACGGCTTGAACCTCATAATTAACGGCAAAGCATCAGGCGTTGAATACACGCGTGGTAATGAGACAGCGGTGACTCCACCGGAGATCTTCTTCGTGCAAAAA GGGAACAGATACAGATTTCGGATAATTGTCAACGCTGCCATATACTGCCCTCTTCAACTATCGATAGAATCCCATACGTTTTCCGTATTTGCAAGTGAATCGGGTACTTTCGACCCCATCGAAG TTGAATCAATGATGATAAACGCTGGAGAGAGGTATGACATCATTCTGCACGCGGACCAAGAACCAGATTGTTACATCCTAGGAGTAAGGGGGATCGGTGACTGTTATAAAACGCAAGTGCGGCAAACTGCACTCGTCTGCTATAACACCGTCCACATAGGTCCacgaattttccagaaaaataggaatttcCCGTACGCATCTCAGCCAGGCCGT TTGTTCAACGCTGCGGAAGAGATATCTGCTCACTGGGAGAATAATACAATCATCCCCTTGCACTCAGCTAACAGCACTTCACACGGATATTATGAAAATCCCTACCACGGTGAACCCGATCACGTATTCTATTTAAAAACAATGGTTAAACTTTATC cgGAGCTACCGATACCTGGCCCGTTTCCTCAAATAAACGACATCGGATTTGAGTTTCCTACATCGAATCTCCTGAGGAAAAGTTCTGATAAGTTCTTTTGCAACTATTCTCGCATAGATTCTCAGTACTGTATTGGCCAATTCTGCGCATGCACACATGTTTTGAAAGTCAAAAGAAATTCGCTGGTGGAAATGGTTTTCTTTGACACAA gTGGTGCTGATAGGAATCAAGACCACCCGTTCCATATCCATGGGCATTCTGTTCGGGTGGTAGCAAGCATGACCGTAGGGCCTCATTTAGATGAGGCTACTGTGAGGCAGATGAACACCAATGGGACCCTAAAAAAGGACCTCCATCGCGCTCCTCTCAAAGATACCTTTTCTGTACCCAACAAAGGCATCGTCGTTGTGCGACTCATCGCAGATAACCCAG GATACTGGATAGTTCACTGCCATGTTTCGAATCACATGGAACTGGGTATGGCTTTCGTGTTGCAAGTCGGCGAGGAGCGCGACATGACACCACTTCCCAGGAGTTTCCCGATTTGCGGAGACTGGCCGAACGCCCAGGAAAATGGAGCCCCAAATTTCACTCCTCCGATACTCGGCCTTCTGTTTTTTGTTCTCATGGTGGGATCCGGTGCTCTGAATTGA